A stretch of Brassica rapa cultivar Chiifu-401-42 chromosome A08, CAAS_Brap_v3.01, whole genome shotgun sequence DNA encodes these proteins:
- the LOC103835009 gene encoding cold-regulated 413 plasma membrane protein 4 yields MGRVDYLAMKTEEETAANLINSDLNEFVDAAKKLVKDATMLGGLSFGTSFLQWAASISAIYLLILDRTNWRTKMLTTLLVPYIFLTLPYVIFNFFRGDFGKWIALISITIRLFCPKHFPDWLEIPAALILLLVVAPSLIAGTVRESWVGAVICLIIACYLFHEHIKASDGFRNALTQKHGLSNTIGIVALLVYPVWTIFFNIF; encoded by the exons ATGGGAAGAGTTGATTATTTGGCCATGAAGACTGAGGAGGAAACCGCGGCGAACCTGATCAATTCCGATTTGAATGAGTTTGTGGACGCCGCGAAAAAGCTCGTGAAAGATGCAACGATGCTAGGCGGTTTAAGCTTTGGCACGTCTTTCCTCCAATGGGCCGCTTCAATCTCAGCCAT TTATCTGTTGATATTGGATCGGACCAACTGGAGAACCAAAATGTTGACTACCCTTTTGGTTCCATACATCTTTCTCACACTTCCTTACGTTATCTTCAACTTCTTCAG GGGAGATTTTGGGAAATGGATTGCTCTCATTTCGATCACAATAAGGCTTTTCTGCCCTAAACACTTTCCAG ATTGGTTGGAGATTCCAGCAGCACTGATCCTTCTTCTGGTGGTTGCACCAAGCCTCATAGCTGGGACAGTAAGAGAAAGTTGGGTTGGGGCAGTGATATGTCTTATCATAGCATGTTACCTTTTCCATGAACACATTAAAGCTTCTGATGGATTCAGAAACGCTTTAACTCAGAAGCATGGACTCTCCAATACTATTGGGATCGTCGCTCTCCTCGTTTACCCAGTTTGGACCATCTTTTTCAACATCTTCTAA